TTTATCATTAATCTTTCCGCTTCATATAGTTTCCACTCCCCATTTTCTTTTTTTAATAAGCCTGGTTTTGCCGGTATTGTTGTTCTTTTACTTAATATATTACTATCGTCTATTGTTGACATACATGAATCTGTCAAAGCTTCATATGCAGAACGAATAACACCCCTTATTTCACTTGCCGGTATAACAGGTTCTGAATATTCAGATGTACGTTTTTGCTCACGTATATCATCATATGAAAAAAAATCATAAGATTTATATTTTTCATTATCTGTAAATGCATTTTCATTTGTTGTATTAGGTATAAAAATTGGCGTTAAATTTTCCAATTCACATTCAATATAGCCCGTTAACAATTCTTTATTATTTATATAATTATCAAAACTTTTCCTCTTACATTCATTCCCTAATGATATAAAATTATACGGGTTCACAAATTTTATATTCATATCTTCCTTCCAAGTCATATTATCTCACTCTCCAACTCTTTAAAATCTTTATCAAAAAATCCACATAACCTTGCATCATAAAATCTTAGGATCCCATCCTCATCAAAATCATAATAGTTATAAACCTTATATCTAATTGGTAATTGTTCCTGGGATATATCATATGGGAAATATATTTTTATTCCTCTTTCCATCTCTTTAAGAATTGTCCATTTTTCATCAGCTTTTTCAAGCGTAGAACCAAAAACAATCGGATATTCCACAAATATTTTTTTATCTTTTAAAACTCTTTCATTATAATCTCTATTTTTATCAATTTTAAATTCATCGTCTTTAAATCTATAATAAAAATCATCATTTATTTTCCATATATGGAGTTCACCATTTTTATCAAAAACACGAATGTCAATTATATGTTCTTCATCAAATTTATTATCACCATAAAATCGAATTGTATCTTTTGTAGCAATACCTAAAAGAACCTCATAATCTTTTTGTAATAAAATATTGCAGCATCTACTTTCACAAAATCTATAAATTAATGATTTTATTTTATTAATATCAATGGAATTCACTTTGATACACCTCCTACTATGAAGTCATATAAACTCTTTAGATATTTTCTTTCAGAATTTGAATCGACAACTTCATTATCAATGTATATTTTATCTCCATTCATAATGCCTCTACCAGCAGAAGCTTCACCACCTATTGGGATAAAACCATTTTGTATATCCTTTATCACCAATATTAATAACCCTATTATCCAATCTTCTTCTGATTTAACTTTTATAGTCAGATATGTTTCTCCACCATAAATAGGCTCTTCATCAAAAAGTGCAGATTCCGCCGCACCACCAGTAAATCTGTCTATTTTTACTCTCGTTTGATATAATGTCTTACCATTATTAATTTTCGCTTCTTCGATTAATATCTTTGACGTTTCTGCTTTTTTACTTTCATTGTCTACATATCCAAAAATACAATTTATATTTGAATTAACTTTATTATTAATTTTATAATCATCCAGCTTTAACAATTTATCATAAAACAATTTAAGTATCTTATAACATCCACTTCTTATAGCACCACCCCAGCTTGTACCAGGAATAACCGGTATACCATTGCTTGTTATATGCTTTTGATCAGAATTTTCAAGGTTATTATAACTTCTTATAATTATCGATGTATCGATATTTAGCGGAACTTTTATTGTTTTTATATTATTTATATGTGTTTCATGTTTAAATTCATCCAAATTTTTATTGCCAACAAAACAATCCCAGTCAAAATTAAACCATCTAATTAAGTTTTCTTCTAAATGCTCTTTATCATTAAAATTGAGATCTAGAATTTTTATACTATTTTTATCAATTGTACATTTTCCTAAACCTCTATTAGTCTTTCCGCCTAATCTTATTTCTCCATCAATCATAGAATATAAAATTTTGTATAAAATATTTTCGACTTTATCATTTAAATACGATAATTTTCGTCTAAGTTGTATTTCTATTCTAAACAGGAAACAACTTCCACTTTCAATAACCTCATAATCGTATTTATTATTTTCCATTGATGTCTTTGTTTTATAATCAAGTTTTACACCATCACGGATACTAATTCTTTCATTACTATAGTTTATCATGTTCATATCATAAAAATATATTGGACTAATTGTTGATTCATCATTGTCTTTCTTCCTTTTTCCAAATAAACATTTAACATATTCAGGTTCATCATCTTCTTTAGATCCATCTGATAGAAAAGTACGCAATACACCTGCTATAGAACTCCCTGGTATATACGGTATATCGTTTTTATCTTTTACTACATCTATATCTGTATTAGTATCATTGCCAGAACCTATCATACAAGGTGTTTCTAACTTTAAAATTCCTGAAACAAATATTACCCTTTCTATTTTATTATCATACATTCCTTGCACCTTCTTTTTCTCTTTTTAAATGTCTTAAGACATTAAATAATTTTGTATAATAAAGAGCAAACAATTCATTTACTATGTTTGTATCTTCTATATAATTGATATTTAAACTTTTAAAAGTTTGATATGTTTCTAAGCTTCGCAAAATATTGATAAAGGTATTATTCTCTAAATATTTTATTATGCCGTTTATTTTTCTTGCTTTTTTAAATTCTTCCGATAATAATTTTTTAAAATGTTCTTCACTATTAGATTTTTTTAATAAAGTTTTTAGCCTACCAATAGTTGAATTCGTCATATTTTCCAGTCCATACTTTTGCTTTTTTGCATCATTTATAGCTTTTTTGATTAATTCTTTTTTAAATTTTTCTTTTTCTATATAAATTATTAACGGTTTCACATATTGTGATGTTAAATTCATATCGATAAACTCATCATTTTCATTATCCTTTTTTTCTAGCGGTTTAAATCCATGAATATTTACGGCAATTCTTCCAAATCCTTCGTTTGTCCTCAAGCCATATGCTTTTGTTAAAAGTCCTGAAAAATCATTACTCTTATCTTTTATCTCAAAGACAAAAACACTTCCAGAAGCTAATGCTTGAACTTGTTGCCTTGGCAATCCCCATTTCGAATTAAAGCCATATACTGTAACGTGCCTTATAAAATATTTATCATTACACACAAGAGAAGGATATTCTTCTTGTATTATTTTTATAAAATTCCTTGGATCTGAATCAATATTGCCATATTCATTACACAGTATCATTGGTGAAGTAAGTGTTATAATCAATTTTTCTTCATCATCTATATTAATTTCACTATCAAGCGGTTCTATTTCTTCAAAAAATATTTTAGCTCTTGAATATTCCGCATTTTTAGATTTTCCTATAAAAATTATTGAATTCTCTGGTATAAGTTCTTTTATTAATCCAAGATCTGATTTGCTGCCAATTATGCAACCCTTAAATTTTTCTCCAGCACATAAAGATAGATAACTGTAAAATTCACCAGATTTTTTAGTAGCATGTCCAAAAGATTTATCTTCAGGTCTTTTATGATGATAGTGCAGTACATATTTTGGATTTATAATATTAATATACTCACCTTGAATATTTATATAATTATCCGACAATGAATTTGTTTGAACTCTTTCTTCTTTAATATACTGATAGTCCTCATCATAAGCTAAATCAAAATAGTTTTCTTTGTCTTTTTGTTTGACAATACTTACTGGTACAGGTATATAGTCATTGTTTTCTTTATCTGTTGGATATGCATTTAAAAAGCTTACATCCTTTGATAAAAATATCCTTTTAAAAATAGGATCATTTTCTGCATCATTAATCTTAAAATTTTTAATATACTGTGTCGCAAAATACCCAAGAATGTTACTCCCAGGTATATAACTATTGGTCACATTGCTATTACCACCAATATTGGAAACAATTGTGTCAGATAACAATTCTATTATGTATGTTAATCTATATTTATTATTATTATCGCATATATCAGAATTAATATTCATACTCTTATTAATCTCATTAATATTGTTCTCTAATAATTCACACCTTACCTCACCTAAGCCTCTCGTCCTTGATAGTCCAATATGTCGGATAATTTTGCATGCATTTCTAAGTAATTCAACTTTTTTATCATAATCTATCATGCTATTGATATTTATATTTAAATAAAATAAATTTCCCTTTTTAATCGTCCGTATAGCTCTTAAGGATTTATCTTTTGAAATTCCGTTCTTTCTGTCTATAGCCGTTTGTTGGCGAATATTTGTAAAATATGACTTTACATATTGTTTGGGGAATAAATTTTTGTATTTTTTGTTAGT
The nucleotide sequence above comes from Thermoanaerobacterium sp. CMT5567-10. Encoded proteins:
- a CDS encoding RAMP superfamily CRISPR-associated protein; its protein translation is MYDNKIERVIFVSGILKLETPCMIGSGNDTNTDIDVVKDKNDIPYIPGSSIAGVLRTFLSDGSKEDDEPEYVKCLFGKRKKDNDESTISPIYFYDMNMINYSNERISIRDGVKLDYKTKTSMENNKYDYEVIESGSCFLFRIEIQLRRKLSYLNDKVENILYKILYSMIDGEIRLGGKTNRGLGKCTIDKNSIKILDLNFNDKEHLEENLIRWFNFDWDCFVGNKNLDEFKHETHINNIKTIKVPLNIDTSIIIRSYNNLENSDQKHITSNGIPVIPGTSWGGAIRSGCYKILKLFYDKLLKLDDYKINNKVNSNINCIFGYVDNESKKAETSKILIEEAKINNGKTLYQTRVKIDRFTGGAAESALFDEEPIYGGETYLTIKVKSEEDWIIGLLILVIKDIQNGFIPIGGEASAGRGIMNGDKIYIDNEVVDSNSERKYLKSLYDFIVGGVSK
- a CDS encoding RAMP superfamily CRISPR-associated protein, with product MHIKVELKSDLCISSGEGLSGIIDVDVIYDDNGIPYLPAKRFKGILREAAEDISDIYPEKYSQKIINDLFGDPETNSIGELYIDNGYIENYHTIANFIKICNTNKKYKNLFPKQYVKSYFTNIRQQTAIDRKNGISKDKSLRAIRTIKKGNLFYLNININSMIDYDKKVELLRNACKIIRHIGLSRTRGLGEVRCELLENNINEINKSMNINSDICDNNNKYRLTYIIELLSDTIVSNIGGNSNVTNSYIPGSNILGYFATQYIKNFKINDAENDPIFKRIFLSKDVSFLNAYPTDKENNDYIPVPVSIVKQKDKENYFDLAYDEDYQYIKEERVQTNSLSDNYINIQGEYINIINPKYVLHYHHKRPEDKSFGHATKKSGEFYSYLSLCAGEKFKGCIIGSKSDLGLIKELIPENSIIFIGKSKNAEYSRAKIFFEEIEPLDSEINIDDEEKLIITLTSPMILCNEYGNIDSDPRNFIKIIQEEYPSLVCNDKYFIRHVTVYGFNSKWGLPRQQVQALASGSVFVFEIKDKSNDFSGLLTKAYGLRTNEGFGRIAVNIHGFKPLEKKDNENDEFIDMNLTSQYVKPLIIYIEKEKFKKELIKKAINDAKKQKYGLENMTNSTIGRLKTLLKKSNSEEHFKKLLSEEFKKARKINGIIKYLENNTFINILRSLETYQTFKSLNINYIEDTNIVNELFALYYTKLFNVLRHLKREKEGARNV
- the csx19 gene encoding CRISPR-associated protein Csx19, which codes for MNSIDINKIKSLIYRFCESRCCNILLQKDYEVLLGIATKDTIRFYGDNKFDEEHIIDIRVFDKNGELHIWKINDDFYYRFKDDEFKIDKNRDYNERVLKDKKIFVEYPIVFGSTLEKADEKWTILKEMERGIKIYFPYDISQEQLPIRYKVYNYYDFDEDGILRFYDARLCGFFDKDFKELESEII